One Vitis riparia cultivar Riparia Gloire de Montpellier isolate 1030 chromosome 4, EGFV_Vit.rip_1.0, whole genome shotgun sequence genomic window carries:
- the LOC117913484 gene encoding UPF0481 protein At3g47200-like has protein sequence MSFQDNNSGEAGKEGHGEMLKKSSKEVATSLQGMLEKLTPLSTTCCIYRVPQKLRKANMEAYTPRVVSIGPLHHGEEHLVAMEEHKLRYLQKFLSETRKTLEECVEIIYREEEKARGYYMESIKMSREEFVKMILVDACFIIEVILGFSSRHTIETGDRIYNKPRLFIDVRRDMTLLENQLPFFLLLSLYSLRAPPGPLPENQNDYAHYSFLLLSVKFFKDYLQMPEAKSSDEIVTEIKKKISSRHEIKHFVDLLIVCLQPSSSSLPPESKSFKFVIPTATYLREAGVRFKLGSKDKDKDKDKDKLLDLDYNNGVLKIPHLILQEKCESLFRNLIAYEECHDHAHTYITDYMYLMDHLINTTTDVNLLVRKGIISNHLGDNHAVKNLFNRLLIDTTTCKETFLFAGIYEKLNKYYDSPWNSWQATLRHDYFSSPWRGASTIAAVILLVLTLIQTVFTWMSVK, from the exons ATGTCATTTCAGGATAACAATTCTG GAGAAGCTGGAAAAGAAGGCCATGGTGAAATGTTGAAGAAGTCATCGAAAGAAGTGGCTACTTCTCTTCAAGGAATGTTGGAGAAGTTGACTCCCCTGTCGACTACATGCTGTATATATAGAGTGCCACAGAAACTGCGGAAAGCAAATATGGAAGCCTACACGCCTAGAGTAGTCTCCATCGGTCCCTTACATCATGGCGAAGAGCACTTGGTAGCCATGGAAGAGCATAAGCTGAGGTACctccaaaaatttctttctgAAACCCGCAAAACCTTAGAGGAGTGTGTTGAAATTATATACAGGGAGGAGGAAAAGGCCCGAGGCTATTACATGGAAAGCATAAAGATGAGCAGAGAAGAATTTGTGAAGATGATTCTAGTGGATGCTTGCTTCATCATTGAAGTGATCTTGGGCTTTTCCAGCCGTCATACTATCGAAACAGGTGATCGGATATACAACAAGCCACGGTTGTTCATTGATGTGCGCCGCGACATGACCTTACTAGAAAACCAGCTTCCATTCTttcttctcctctctctctaCAGCCTGCGGGCTCCTCCAGGACCCCTTCCAGAAAACCAAAATGACTACGCCCACTACTCATTCCTTCTCTTGTCTGTCAAATTCTTCAAAGACTACTTGCAAATGCCAGAAGCCAAAAGTTCTGATGAAATAGTGACTGAAATTAAGAAGAAGATCTCAAGTCGTCATGAGATAAAACACTTTGTTGATTTGCTAATAGTTTGTCTGCAGCCTTCATCCTCTAGTCTACCACCAGAATCAAAGTCGTTCAAATTCGTGATACCTACTGCAACATATCTCCGTGAGGCGGGAGTGCGGTTTAAGTTGGGATCGAAAGACAAAGACAAAGACAAAGACAAAGACAAATTACTTGATTTAGACTATAATAATGGTGTTCTGAAAATCCCACATCTGATACTGCAAGAAAAGTGTGAATCCTTGTTTCGAAACCTCATTGCCTACGAGGAATGTCACGACCATGCACATACTTACATAACCGACTACATGTACCTCATGGATCACCTTATCAACACTACTACAGACGTTAACTTACTTGTTAGGAAGGGAATTATCAGTAACCATCTGGGCGACAACCATGCGGTTAAGAATCTATTTAACAGACTGCTAATTGATACGACAACATGTAAGGAGACCTTCCTTTTTGCAGGTATATATGAGAAGCTGAATAAATACTACGATAGTCCATGGAACAGTTGGCAGGCAACATTGAGACATGACTATTTCAGTTCTCCATGGAGAGGAGCTTCTACAATTGCTGCAGTTATACTCCTCGTACTCACTCTCATACAAACCGTATTTACATGGATGTCTGTTAAGTAA
- the LOC117913189 gene encoding UPF0481 protein At3g47200 — MEMDGTSGLEVEVHQPYEKVATYVERMLESLTPLSNECCIYRVPQKLRKAKNEAYEPRLLSIGPLHYGKKHLVAMEEQKLRYLQNFRSRFNQKSLKEYVEIISKMERNIRDSYSESVELSSEDFLTMILVDGCFIIEVILCCYYPDLRESNDRIYNKPWLITDVRRDMTLLENQLPFSLLQILYNLALPEHENDCSFLTLSIDFFKDCLQMPEIKSPREMNEFARKISSTNEVEHFVDLLRVCQLPSSLRSSRDQSNKRINTMIRTATQLREAGVSFKLGSKEKPLLDIDYRDGVLEIPKLILADACESLFRNLIAFEQCHYREDTYITDYIYLMDHLINTTKDVDILVNKGIIDNWLGDNVAVTDLFNNLLINATLWGRNFYFAGIFEGLNAYCDVPWHSWKATLRHDYFSSPWRGASTSAAVILLLLTLIQTIFSGMSAK, encoded by the coding sequence ATGGAAATGGATGGGACAAGCGGCCTTGAAGTTGAAGTGCATCAACCCTACGAAAAAGTGGCTACTTATGTTGAACGAATGTTGGAAAGCTTGACTCCCCTCTCAAATGAATGTTGTATTTACAGAGTTCCCCAAAAACTCCGCAAAGCAAAGAACGAAGCCTACGAGCCTAGACTGCTTTCCATCGGTCCCTTACATTATGGCAAAAAGCACTTGGTCGCCATGGAAGAGCAAAAGCTCAGGTACCTCCAAAATTTTCGTTCTAGATTTAACCAAAAAAGCTTAAAGGAGTATGTTGAAATTATATCCAAGATGGAGAGAAATATCCGGGATAGTTACAGTGAGAGCGTAGAACTGAGCAGTGAAGATTTTCTGACGATGATTCTAGTGGATGGTTGCTTCATCATTGAAGTCATCTTGTGCTGTTACTACCCTGATTTGAGAGAATCCAATGATCGGATATACAACAAGCCATGGTTGATCACTGATGTGCGCCGGGACATGACATTACTTGAGAACCAGCTTCCATTCTCTCTTCTCCAGATTCTCTACAACCTGGCCCTTCCAGAACATGAAAATGACTGCTCATTCCTTACCTTATCTATTGATTTCTTCAAAGACTGTTTGCAAATGCCAGAAATCAAAAGCCCTCGAGAAATGAATGAGTTTGCTAGGAAGATCTCTAGTACTAACGAAGTTGAGCACTTTGTTGATTTGCTGAGGGTTTGTCAGCTGCCTTCATCGTTAAGGTCATCAAGAGACCAAAGCAACAAACGGATCAATACCATGATACGTACTGCAACACAGCTCCGTGAGGCGGGGGTGAGTTTCAAGTTGGGCTCAAAAGAAAAACCCTTACTTGATATAGACTATAGAGATGGTGTTCTGGAAATCCCAAAGCTAATACTGGCAGACGCGTGCGAATCCTTGTTTCGAAACCTCATTGCCTTTGAGCAGTGTCACTACCGAGAAGACACCTACATTACCGACTACATATACCTCATGGATCACCTTATAAACACGACTAAAGACGTTGATATACTTGTTAACAAGGGAATTATTGATAACTGGCTGGGCGACAACGTTGCGGTTACTGATCTGTTTAACAATCTACTCATTAATGCTACATTATGGGGTCGTAACTTCTATTTTGCAGGTATATTTGAAGGCCTAAATGCATACTGCGATGTTCCATGGCACAGTTGGAAGGCAACATTAAGACATGACTACTTCAGTTCACCATGGAGAGGGGCGTCTACAAGTGCTGCAGTTATACTCCTCCTACTCACTCTCATACAAACTATATTTTCAGGCATGTCTGCTAAGTAA
- the LOC117912127 gene encoding uncharacterized protein LOC117912127 isoform X2: MCTTPLQVTSSQLIASEIFPVPLVKGLLYPGAIVNGLVKNMTIPRWDDILNIYNLTSVKEAPAVADLQRLEVLAGSYFSVAGALVGVLKPGRMSMFGTLLVIWGLVKEGILGKPANTDPTRAVYVYPTMLVALICAFSSVKYDVKKVVRSAPVRPIAKPLQSSSKSKLK; the protein is encoded by the exons ATGTGTACAACACCACTGCAGGTTACATCTTCCCAGTTGATTGCAAGCGAGATCTTTCCTGTACCTTTAGTGAAGGGTCTTCTCTATCCTGGAGCCATTGTGAATGGCCTCGTCAAGAACATGACTATTCCAAGATGGGATGACATTCTAAACATCTATAATTTGACAAGTGTGAAAGAAGCCCCTGCAGTAGCTGATCTCCAGCGCTTGGAG GTTCTTGCAGGAAGCTATTTCTCTGTGGCAGGAGCACTCGTGGGTGTCTTAAAACCAGGGAGGATGAGTATGTTTGGGACACTTCTGGTGATTTGGGGCCTTGTCAAAGAAGGGATCCTTGGGAAGCCTGCAAACACTGATCCTACAAGAGCTGTTTATGTCTACCCCACAATGTTGGTAGCCCTTATATGTGCCTTCTCCTCTGTAAAGTATGATGTAAAGAAGGTTGTGAGGAGTGCTCCTGTTCGACCCATTGCAAAACCGCTGCAGAGCTCTTCAAAGTCTAAGCTGAAATGA
- the LOC117912127 gene encoding uncharacterized protein LOC117912127 isoform X1 — MALSSSSSKGWLSNLPSKASRIYFFLIILQIPLFRVPCRSGMCTTPLQVTSSQLIASEIFPVPLVKGLLYPGAIVNGLVKNMTIPRWDDILNIYNLTSVKEAPAVADLQRLEVLAGSYFSVAGALVGVLKPGRMSMFGTLLVIWGLVKEGILGKPANTDPTRAVYVYPTMLVALICAFSSVKYDVKKVVRSAPVRPIAKPLQSSSKSKLK; from the exons ATGGCATTGTCTTCTTCTTCGTCAAAGGGATGGTTGAGCAATCTCCCATCAAAGGCCTCACGAATCTACTTCTTCCTCATCATACTTCAGATCCCTCTTTTCAG aGTCCCATGTAGATCTGGAATGTGTACAACACCACTGCAGGTTACATCTTCCCAGTTGATTGCAAGCGAGATCTTTCCTGTACCTTTAGTGAAGGGTCTTCTCTATCCTGGAGCCATTGTGAATGGCCTCGTCAAGAACATGACTATTCCAAGATGGGATGACATTCTAAACATCTATAATTTGACAAGTGTGAAAGAAGCCCCTGCAGTAGCTGATCTCCAGCGCTTGGAG GTTCTTGCAGGAAGCTATTTCTCTGTGGCAGGAGCACTCGTGGGTGTCTTAAAACCAGGGAGGATGAGTATGTTTGGGACACTTCTGGTGATTTGGGGCCTTGTCAAAGAAGGGATCCTTGGGAAGCCTGCAAACACTGATCCTACAAGAGCTGTTTATGTCTACCCCACAATGTTGGTAGCCCTTATATGTGCCTTCTCCTCTGTAAAGTATGATGTAAAGAAGGTTGTGAGGAGTGCTCCTGTTCGACCCATTGCAAAACCGCTGCAGAGCTCTTCAAAGTCTAAGCTGAAATGA
- the LOC117913683 gene encoding protein OVEREXPRESSOR OF CATIONIC PEROXIDASE 3 has translation MALASWNLTSLAFKGLLSASHDQRLFSAAQPTPNLILPRHCLSRSVLAFSRRRKSNSPVQSSKKNKKSSARNNAEEDADLDEDAFEALFNQLEEDLKSDNPSIDDNDEEISEEDLARLERELEEALGDDDELLGMFNLITDEIESNIDAEEVGAEEEEEEEEDKEEEEDEDDEDEERPVKLKNWQLRRLASALKTGRRKTSIKSLAAELCLDRAVVLELLREPPPNLLLMSAALPDKPVPTITVPETEPVEAVPLDTTRGAVEAAEPAEPAEPEVKGKVPVHVMQSRWSAQKRLKKVQVETLERVYRRTKRPTNAMISSIVHVTNLPRKRVVKWFEDKRTEDGVPEHRLPFQRSTSETVFSP, from the exons ATGGCGTTGGCTTCGTGGAATCTCACTTCACTGGCGTTCAAGGGTTTATTGTCAGCATCTCACGACCAACGCCTCTTCTCGGCGGCTCAACCCACACCCAATCTAATCCTGCCTCGTCACTGTTTATCTCGCTCTGTGCTCGCTTTCTCACGCCGTCGAAAATCCAACTCTCCAGTCCAGTCTTCGAAGAAAAACAAG AAAAGTTCGGCTCGTAATAATGCTGAGGAGGATGCTGATTTAGATGAAGATGCTTTTGAGGCACTATTTAATCAGCTTGAAGAAGATCTCAAGAGTGATAATCCATCCATAGATGACAATGATGAAGAGATAAGCGAAGAAGACCTTGCTAGGCTTGAACGTGAGTTAGAGGAGGCTCTGGGGGATGATGATGAGCTATTAGGAATGTTTAACTTGATTACAGATGAAATTGAAAGTAATATCGATGCCGAAGAGGTAGGtgctgaagaagaagaagaagaagaagaagataaggaggaggaggaggatgaggatgatgagGATGAAGAAAGACCAGTAAAGCTCAAAAATTGGCAACTTCGAAGATTAGCTTCCGCTCTGAAAACTGGCCGCCGTAAAACTAGT ATTAAAAGTCTAGCTGCTGAGCTTTGTCTTGATAGGGCAGTTGTTCTTGAATTGCTTCGTGAACCGCCTCCAAATCTTCTGCTTATGAGTGCTGCTTTACCGGATAAACCTGTGCCAACAATCACAGTGCCTGAAACTGAACCTGTGGAAGCTGTTCCTTTGGACACTACTAGAGGAGCTGTGGAAGCTGCAGAACCTGCAGAACCTGCAGAACCTGAGGTCAAGGGGAAGGTGCCAGTGCATGTTATGCAAAGCAGATGGTCTGCCCAAAAGAGACTGAAGAAAGTGCAAGTTGAAACCCTTGAAAGAGTTTATAGAAGAACAAAGCGACCTACT AATGCAATGATTAGCAGCATTGTGCACGTGACAAACCTACCCAGAAAAAGAGTTGTGAAATGGTTCGAAGATAAGCGCACTGAAGATGGTGTTCCTGAGCATCGCCTCCCATTCCAACGGTCCACTTCTGAAACTGTCTTTTCCCCTTGA
- the LOC117912734 gene encoding uncharacterized protein LOC117912734, with the protein MATLQRSAVSFRRQGSSGSVWEDKFSSGNMHNMMQKQGNADQRELRPCQSVVRPSRSTMAPSICPRSLSTPAGKPASHKAFGFGFLGVFRRPIPRQRHTSGNDAHQL; encoded by the coding sequence ATGGCTACTCTACAAAGGTCTGCAGTTTCATTTAGGAGGCAAGGTTCATCAGGCTCGGTATGGGAAGACAAGTTCTCATCTGGAAACATGCATAATATGATGCAAAAGCAAGGGAATGCAGACCAGAGAGAGCTAAGGCCATGCCAAAGTGTCGTTCGACCCAGTCGTTCAACCATGGCTCCTTCCATTTGTCCTCGCAGTTTATCAACTCCAGCCGGCAAGCCAGCTTCCCACAAGGCATTCGGGTTTGGTTTTCTTGGTGTTTTCAGGAGACCAATACCCAGGCAGAGGCATACATCTGGAAACGATGCACATCAGCTCTGA